The Humulus lupulus chromosome 7, drHumLupu1.1, whole genome shotgun sequence region TCCCTCTTTCTATATATTTTGTTTGATTTGGATTTGGGCGATTTTGGTGGAGCTGAATTTAGACAAGTTCAAGATCTGGGATTTGTTTGGAATGATAATTGAAACATTCCCTTTTGAGATTAGAGTTAAAAGCATCTATCTTTTCATGTCTTTCGCATTTTTGGCTGCAATATCTTGTGTTTCTTTATATTAAGaattaataataataagtaaGATGATTCTCAGAAAGGTGTCAGCGCCTTGTGAGAATGGTATTGAAAATTTGTGAAATTAGCTATTTAGCTGCAGAATCAATGGCTTCTCTGTTCTTTTCTTTATCTTGCCTCATCTTTATTTTGGAGATGTAACAGTTTCTTCAAGGGTTGACTTCCATTATGTAATTAGATCAGAAAGCATATATTCGCATTTCATTTCAATTTAGAGGTGGCTAGAAGATTTTGCTGGCCAAAAGTTTAATGGTCATGTAGTTATAGTCGATCTTCAATACTTGAATAAAGGAGAATAGTATGCACCAAAAATATATGGAAGCTGTGTAGCAACCCATTGTCTAATTTCTTGTCTACCTCAATAAGAGAACGATTACCAAAAAAGTCACATAATTGTATTCCCCCAGTAACAAATGTTGTTCATTTCGGTTTGAGCTTGTTGATGGTTTCTTATTGACGATTTGTTTTCATTTCATATGTAGACAATGATGATTCCTTGAAACTCCAACTTAAGGATTTGGCATTAGAGTTTTCATGGCCAATTGGTAAAATCAAAGATGCACTGTCTCAGTTGGACATTCCTAATCCATCAACACCAACCTCTTGCTCAATAGATGCAATGAAATCGATTGCAGCTCTAGTTGATGAACAAAATATCCCAGAGGCAAAGATTTTTCTTGCTTCTGGTGTATCAGCTTTTCTTTGGCTGTATACATCTATCCAAGGGTATAAGTCCATCAGTTTCATTTGTGTtgccgattttttttttttttttttttgtggtttgAAATTTGATTTTTGGCTTTTATTATTTTGTCAGATTCAAGCCTGCTACAGTGGTTGTTACATCAGAGCTTCCTCTAGGTTCTGGTTTGGGCTCCTCTGCTGCACTTAGTGTTGCATTTGCGGCTGTTTTGCTTGCCTTTTCGGACATGGTAAACTTAGATTTGAACCACCAAGGATGGTTAATGTATGCGGATGAAGAACTTGAACTACTAAACAAATGGGCTTTTGAAGGTGAAAAGATCATCCATGGAAGGCCATCTGGCATTGACAATACAGTGAGCACTTATGGTATGTTTATCTATGAGCCACACCTTCTATAAAATTTTGTTGCTTTTGCTTTTTCTTTCCCTGTGTTAACTTACATCTGGATAGGGAATATGAATCATTTATGTACTAAAGTTTCTTGATTGGTTACTTGTGAAAATATAGTCTCATCAACATATGACAGATAAAAACTACGTATAGCTAGCAGGTAGAAACTTGTGAAAAAATACCTGCAAtttgaaacaaaaagaagaacGAGAAGCGTACTTTTATTTGGTGGATGCAAAGTTCTTTCTTTCGTATTTGTCACATGCAGGACAATCCATATGGATGATCACATTATGATGCCTTGTGCAACAGGTAATATGATCCAGTTCAGGTCTGGTAATTTGGTTCGCATGAAGTCCAATTTGCCACTCAAAATGCTCATCACAAACACAAAAGTTGGAAGGAACACTAAGGCCCTAGTAGCTGGTGTCTCAGAGAGAACCTTGAGGCACCCAGATGCCATGAATTTGGTCTTTAATGCTGTAGATTCTATTAGCAAGGAACTATCTGCTATTATTCAGTCTCCTATTGGTGACGACCTGTCTGTGACCCAAAAGGAGGAGAAGATAGAAGAGTTGATGGAAATGAACCAAGGGTTGCTCCAAAGCATGGGGGTCAGTCATTCTTCAATAGAAACTGTTCTCCGAACAACATTGAAATACAAGTTGGCTTCCAAGTTGACAGGAGCTGGTGGTGGAGGCTGCGTTTTGACACTACTACCGAACTGTATCCTCTTTTGCTTATAGTATATTTTCATGGCTCATAATTCTCTGTTATGTTTACCTTGCTTATAGTATATTTTCACAGCTAATTTTTTGGATACTAACGGCTTATTTGATAAGGATTATACCTAAGACTTATTTGATTAGAAGTAAGGGCTTGTTTTCCGAAGTAAAAACAGAAAATGAAAAGATTGACATGCAAAGCCTAGGTAGTTTTGATATGTATTCTTGGTATATCAGTATCTTGTTTTTCACCTTAACACGTGAATCAGTGCTATCAGGAAAGGTTGTTGAGATAGTGATGAATGAGCTTGAGTCGTGCGGATTCCAGTGCTTCACTGCTGGAATTGGAGGGAACGGTGTTGAGATTTACTTGGGTGGTTCCTCCTGATTTTTTAGGTGGAGTATGTTCAGAGTTTCACCGGCTACTAATAATTTAAGCTGCGCAATTTACTGCTGTTTGTCTCTGCTATCTGAGTTGTATGTACATTAGTCATTTTGTTGCTTTCGATTTGAATTTAGGTTAGTGGAACACCATTTTTATGGTTGGCTGGCTATCTGCTTCATAACTAATTTAAACAATTGTTTAACCTTTAGGCTTTGCCTAATGATTTTTGGGTTCAGCTTCGTGTTTTATGATTCATTGTAAGAGCACGAAGCTGAACAAGTAGCATAAAGGGATGATTACATATTGTGTACTATGTTTGGTTGAACAGAATGGAGGTCTCATCTTGTCTgcaatattaaaatatttgggtATTCACAATTATTACtaatatgaaaatatttatgaaCTCTTTGAGCCAAACTTTAATAACTACCTTTCcttcatttatttcctttttacTACATCATATACTTTgtatttttacatatatatttcacAGCAACCGAGACATGTTTACGTACGTACAAGGTTGAGACATGTTTACGTAAGTACAAGGTTTACAAGCTTTACAGATGACTCGCTACTTTCACCCAAAGACTCGTTACACACCGGCATAAGATAGTGACTGTGAAGGAGGTCCCTCAACCATTCACTATAGCTCCGCCTGCCATAAAAACAATCAAACAATGGAAAAGATCAAATGGTTATAAACAAGACAACAATGGGCGCACTAAAAACATATTTCGCACATGCATTTTTGGTCTTGTAAATCTCTGTTTGTTTACTATTACTAGTAACTCACCATTAGGGTGGAGGACTTGACCGGTCATATAAGAGGAGCAGTGGTTACAGGCAAGGAACACATACGAGGGTGCAACCTCAAAAGGCTGGCCAGCTCGCTTCATGGGCACTTCCGAGCCAAACTTAGCTGTCTCGTCCTCACTGAAAGAGGCTGGAACCAATGGCGTCCATATTGGTCCGGGAGCTACGCCATTAACGCGTATTCCTTTGTTTACAAGCTGGAGAGCAAGTCCTCTGGTGAACGCAAGAATGGCTCCTTTCGTGGCTGTGTAGTCCAGCAGCTCTGAATTTCCCAGGTATGCTACTACAGATGTCGTGTTGATTATGGCACTCCCTTCCTTCATGTGCTTCAAAACACAGCTACCATTGTAAACAAATCATCAATAGTTAGTGCACTTCTGAGTTAAAATCACTTATGAAAAACGAGCTCCTAATCTAGTTTACCTGGTCAAGAAGAAATGGGAGAAAATATTAGTCCTGAAAACCCTCTCAAGTCTTTCGTCATCAATCTCGTCTAGAGAGCTCGTCCTGTACTGCTCGGCAGCGTTGTTGACTAGAATATCAATCCGGCCATAGGCATTCACCACTTCATCCACCACTCTCTTGCAATTCACGTTGAACCCCAGATCAGCTGCAACCGCTATGGGGTCTTTGGCATCTGGGGTCTTTGATTCTTTGAGTATACTTAAAGTGTCTTGAGCGTCTTTGTCTTCATGACCCTTCACGTATGTGAAGGCCACGGTTGCGCCTTCTAGAGCAAAACAGTGGCTCACTGCTCGGCCAATCCCAGAGTCTCCACCTGTAACCAACGCTATCTTTCCCTACATGAATTcccatcatacttagtcccatTAATACATGAATATAGTCGACATAAAAGCTGTAACAAATGAATTTAGCTCTAAAAAAAAGTTAAACAACGTACTTGGAGCTTGTTAGAAGGCTGATAATGAGGGCTTGAGAACTGAGGGGTAGGGTCCATAACATGCTCTTTGCCTGGCTGTGTTTCTTGCTTCTGAGGAGGGAATTGCTTCTGCCCATCAGAGGCCATTCTTTGAACTACTCTTGGAGTACTCTTTGAATTTGAGGTCCTATGATGATTTCTAGGGAGCCAAGTGAGAGCTCTAGATGGTTCTCTTGAAGACAATACCAACCTAGTGAAACATATAAATAGGGAGTTCTAATAGTAGTGGTGATAGTGATCTATTGTGAATTTTTATCCTAGTTAAGGATTGAGTTAAATAACCAACTTGAATGGGACAAGCTGTGGTGACATGGCATGAGGAACTGTCCACGTGCTCAGTTGCATGCAGGTGACACATCACTGCAAAGAGAGACTATAACGAACCAGGTTGCCTCCTTGGATCTCTTCTCGATTCATCCACAACCTTTACATCCCAGTTTCCAGTTCCAGCTCTGAGCCAATATTTCATGTATTCCTATCCCTAGATTGTCGGCTTCTGCTTGTGTATGGTGTAAAGACAAGTAAGATATTGGGATTAATGAGCCAAGGTTTAGTTAGAACATTATTATATTAAGACCTGCGGTTATGAGGAAACAACACCAGCTTCCAACTAAGAGAGATTTGACCACATTTACTTTTAGAGTTCATATATTCTCATTCTCTCAACACATTCCCATAGTACCCGCAACGTTTGTCGAAAAGCATTCCTTATCTCTCTGTTTCTATCTGATGTTTTTGATTGGGAAAACCTCTGAACCATGCGGACCACTAGCCAGAATGCAGAGCAACACTGCAGACCCTCATTAGTTTCAACTTTTAATCTCATTGTCATTTTACCTTGAAATCTGTATAGTTAACAGTTTTATTTCCACATTTGAACAGTAATTTTACAATAAGAAAAGAAGTGAATTTATTTCGTTTTCTTGTTTTGATTCTTTTACTAGTTTGGTAGTTGAAACAGAGGTGATGACACCTAATGTTCGGCCAAAACACGAGTTCAGAGTGACAGTATCAGTTAAAAGCGACTACGTTCTGCTATATGGTTTTAACCCGTGCTTTTGTAATCATAGTTGTGAACCAAATGCAGTGGCTAAATCTCACATATTTGCCGAGTAAAAGAATAGCAAACCATACTCAGAAGCTGCTACGTTTATTTTTTTACATTATCATCAGCTCAACCATAGGTACTTGTACAAGTCATCATAGATGGTGAAGCACTATACATTACATATTTAAAAGCTTAGAACTTTGATTATTTGTGGTAATCTAAACCAAAATACTTGAATAATTACATATACGATTCCACAAGGGACAAAAACAGGCAAAAAGCCATTGACAAAGTTCACAAAACTCTTTTCAGCGGTCCACTTCAAGCATTCACCACAGTCCCACCTGCAAAAATCACCAAAAAAAGGATGAGTTGATTCAATCGCAAGGATGAGAACAGTATACAGAGATTGGAAACTCACCATTAGGGTGGAGGACTTGGCCAGTTATGTAAGAGGAGCAGTGGTTGCAGGCAAGGAAGACATACGAGGGTGCAACCTCAACAGGTTGGCCAGCTCGCTTCATAGGCACTTCGGAGCCAAACTTAGCCGTGTGGTCTTCACTGAAAGAGGAAGGAATCAATGGAGTCCATATTGGTCCAGGAGCGACACCATTGACACGTATTCCTCTCTCCACAAGCTGGAGTGCAAGCCCTCTGGTGAAGGCAACTATGGCTCCCTTAGTTGCCGTGTAGTCCAGCAACTTGGCATTACCCTTGTATGCATTAACCGATGTTGTGTTGATTATACAGCTTCCTTCCTTCATGTGCTTCAAAGCATGCCTGTCTAGATCAAATGTTCAATGAAACAATAGCACTAATCTAATGTTGTCTTTTTAAACGAACTTGTCAGCAACTACTCTTACCTGGTTAGGAAAAAGTAGGAGTAGATATTAGTCCTGAAAACTCTCTCAAGCCTTGCCTCATCAATCTCTTCAATAGAGCTGGTTATGTACTGCTCGGCAGCATTGTTGATCAGTATGTCGATCCGTCCGTATGCATTCACCACCTCGTCCACAACCTTCTTGCAATTCTCATCATAACCCAAATCAACTGGGATAGCCATAGGATCCTTGGCGTCCGAGGTCTTCACTTTCTTAATCTCTCGGAGAGTGTCCTGAGCGTCTTTCTCCTCTTGACCCTTCACGTATGTGAAGGCAACGGTTGCTCCCTCTAAAGCAAAGCAGTGGCACACGGCTCGGCCGATCCCGGAATCGCCGCCGCTCACCAGCGCTATCTTCCCCTGCAATGTTTAAGACGTTAGTTAATATATCTCAACCAATGTTGGCTTTAAAATTAATCAGTTTCTtaaatgtatgtatgtatgtccCATGTAAAAATTGGTTCAAGGATGAGTTGGGATATAAATGATATACTTGGAGCTTATTAGAAGGTTTGTATTCTGGGATTGTGAACTGAGGGTTGGGGTCCATAGCATGCTCTTTTCCTGGCTGAGTTTCTTGCTTCTGGGGAGGGAATTGCTGGCCTTGTGAAGCCATTCTGTCAAAAACTCTAGTGGGACACTTCTGGGGAACGGGGAAATATTTTGGAAAGAGAGAATTCAGGTGGGTAATGGTAGAAGAAGAGGACCAAGAAAAAGCTCTGATTGTCAAGACTCTTGAGGAGAACAATCCTCTATGAAACATATAATGTATTTAAGTAACTTGTGCACTAAGAAAATTTGAACGAGGTATTATGTAGTGAATCGAAATTCGAAAGAGCTTGTAAGGTGGCAAGAGAGTTGGTGTCCACGTGTCATGTTACTATGTTGGAGTGGACACGTACAGTTTTTGCTTCAGATGATGACCGGGTAATAGGGGGCTTCTGGGGTCATCTTATTGAGACTTGGAAGGAGTCTGAGCTTAGCCAATGGAGATCAGATATAGTGAGAAAGAGCCTACTAGAAAACATCACAATTAGTTACTAGTTAAAATCCAAGTTTTCTTTTGCTTTTGTGATTGAAAACAAGAGGCAAAGTTTAAAATTAAGATGAGATAAACCTTCCAAGATGTGTGTTGTTGCATGGTTTGCATGGCAGCCACGTGCCTTGCCATTGCCAGGCACGTTGATACCTGTCAGTTTGTCAATTCATTATTTTCCCTGTTGTCTAAACCAGCACACAAACACTTGGAAACTCCTTCAAAACGCGGTGTCAATTCTAAATGTAAACTAATTCATTAAATAAGCTCTCAATGTCTCTGTTTTCTTTACGTAGCTCCGGATTTTGAATCTCCTTTTGATAACGGTTCACCTTTTCGGCATTGATAACTCCATGGCATCCTCCAAACTTAGCTTTTTCTTCGTGCTTGTTCATGTCTTTCTCTTATACTCCAACTTGGTGCTCAGTAATggtactcacttctctctctttctcatcgTAATTCATATATATATGGGTAGATCGCAGGAAGTAAATGGATGATTATGCATGCAAATCTCAATTTTTCCAGTGTTTGGGGTTTTCTTATCTCCTATGTAAACACAGAAACGCCATATTTTCAAGTGTTGTTTAGTATAATTATAAACAAACTAACCAAAGTAACTTGAATTATAAAAGTTAGGCTTATAATGAAATTTAATCCGTCCATATGAACTTGACATTTTACATCTCTATTTGCATGCAAGTCTGCCAGTTACATTATGCTGTGATAGTCTGTGACCAGCTTTAAGAACAGGACTTATTGACAGTGTTAGGCTTTTCTGAAACTTGTTTCACTAATTTATGTGCAGATGATGAGGACAATCTTCTTCAAGGGATCAACAGTTACAGGCAGTCCGTA contains the following coding sequences:
- the LOC133790898 gene encoding mevalonate kinase, encoding MEVKARAPGKIILSGEHAVVHGSTAVAASINLYTYVTLRFPTPADNDDSLKLQLKDLALEFSWPIGKIKDALSQLDIPNPSTPTSCSIDAMKSIAALVDEQNIPEAKIFLASGVSAFLWLYTSIQGFKPATVVVTSELPLGSGLGSSAALSVAFAAVLLAFSDMVNLDLNHQGWLMYADEELELLNKWAFEGEKIIHGRPSGIDNTVSTYGNMIQFRSGNLVRMKSNLPLKMLITNTKVGRNTKALVAGVSERTLRHPDAMNLVFNAVDSISKELSAIIQSPIGDDLSVTQKEEKIEELMEMNQGLLQSMGVSHSSIETVLRTTLKYKLASKLTGAGGGGCVLTLLPNLLSGKVVEIVMNELESCGFQCFTAGIGGNGVEIYLGGSS
- the LOC133790902 gene encoding NADPH-dependent aldehyde reductase 1, chloroplastic-like, yielding MFHRGLFSSRVLTIRAFSWSSSSTITHLNSLFPKYFPVPQKCPTRVFDRMASQGQQFPPQKQETQPGKEHAMDPNPQFTIPEYKPSNKLQGKIALVSGGDSGIGRAVCHCFALEGATVAFTYVKGQEEKDAQDTLREIKKVKTSDAKDPMAIPVDLGYDENCKKVVDEVVNAYGRIDILINNAAEQYITSSIEEIDEARLERVFRTNIYSYFFLTRHALKHMKEGSCIINTTSVNAYKGNAKLLDYTATKGAIVAFTRGLALQLVERGIRVNGVAPGPIWTPLIPSSFSEDHTAKFGSEVPMKRAGQPVEVAPSYVFLACNHCSSYITGQVLHPNGGTVVNA
- the LOC133790901 gene encoding NADPH-dependent aldehyde reductase 1, chloroplastic-like, which codes for MASDGQKQFPPQKQETQPGKEHVMDPTPQFSSPHYQPSNKLQGKIALVTGGDSGIGRAVSHCFALEGATVAFTYVKGHEDKDAQDTLSILKESKTPDAKDPIAVAADLGFNVNCKRVVDEVVNAYGRIDILVNNAAEQYRTSSLDEIDDERLERVFRTNIFSHFFLTSCVLKHMKEGSAIINTTSVVAYLGNSELLDYTATKGAILAFTRGLALQLVNKGIRVNGVAPGPIWTPLVPASFSEDETAKFGSEVPMKRAGQPFEVAPSYVFLACNHCSSYMTGQVLHPNGGAIVNG